In Vibrio mangrovi, the DNA window AACAAAGGAGTTTTTGGTGTCATGGCCCGACAGTGATACAATCCGCCCAGTTTTAATCAGTACACAATAGGATTCGCTTTGACTTCGTCACAGCCTCAGCCTCAACAACCGCAGGCGCAACCCAATTCCCCTGATACACTTCGTCATGCTTTGAACGAATGTATGCTTAAAGACCGGTTTCGTCTGAACAAACGGATTCAGGGGGCAAACAGAATTAAAAATCCCAAGGCCAGACAGGCTGTCTTTGATGAAATCGCTCAGGAAATCGCCAAATCAATGATGACGGCCGAGCTCAGACAGCAAAGTTCTGCGACGTTGGAATATCCGGAAATTCTTCCCGTCAGTCAGAAACGGGATGATATTGCCCGGGCTATTGAAAATCATCAGGTTGTTATTGTCGCCGGGGAAACCGGTTCAGGAAAAACGACCCAGCTTCCCAAAATCTGTGCCGAACTGGGCCGGGGAACTTATGGTGTGATTGGTCACACGCAACCGCGCCGGCTGGCGGCACGCTCCGTTGCTGCGCGAATTGCTGAAGAGACCAAAACATCTCTCGGCGATTTTGTCGGTTATAAAGTTCGCTTTAACGATCAGATATCCGAACAGACTCAGATTAAACTGATGACTGACGGGATACTGCTGGCTGAGATTCAGCATGATCGGTTTCTCAATCAGTACGACACGATCATTATCGATGAAGCGCATGAGCGGAGTCTGAATATTGATTTCATTCTCGGCTACCTGAAACAGCTGTTGCCCAGACGCCCGGACCTGAAAGTTATTATTACGTCGGCAACAATTGATCCTGAACGTTTTTCCCAGCATTTTGACGGTGCACCAATCATTGAAGTTTCCGGAAGAACTTATCCGGTTGAAACCCGTTACCGGCCTTTAGCCGGTGAAGATGACAGCGAGCGAGACCAGCTTGATGGTATTTTTGACGCTGTCGATGAACTGTGTGATGAAGGACCGGGAGATATCCTGATCTTTATGAACGGAGAACGGGAAATCCGGGATACGGCAGATGCACTGAGCAAACGAAATCTGAAACATACCGAGATTGTTCCTCTGTATGCCCGTCTTTCTGCCGGTGAGCAGAACCGGATTTTCCAGTCGCATAGCGGCAGAAGAATTGTGCTGGCGACGAATGTTGCCGAGACTTCTCTGACGGTTCCGGGGATTAAGTATGTGATTGATCCGGGAACCGCCCGAATCAGTCGTTATAGCTACCGGACTAAGGTTCAGCGTTTGCCGATTGAACCGGTATCTCAGGCGAGTGCCAATCAGCGGAAAGGACGTTGTGGCCGGGTTGAAGCCGGGGTTTGTATTCGTCTTTATTCAGAAACCGATTTTCAGTCGCGTCCGGAGTTTACCGATCCTGAGATCCTCAGAACCAATCTCGCATCGGTTATCCTGCAAATGACAGCTTTGGGACTTGGTGATATTGAAGCGTTCCCTTTTGTTGAAGCGCCGGATAAGCGAAATATTCAGGATGGTGTACGCCTGCTGGAAGAATTAGGTGCGATTCAGACGCAGAATCAGGAACGTAAAAAACGTCTGACGGCTGTCGGACAAAAACTCTCCCGTCTACCGATCGATCCTCGTCTTGCCCGGATGGTGCTTGAAGCGCCAAAATGGGGATGTCTGAAAGAAGTCATGATTATTACATCCGCACTGTCGATTCAGGATCCCAGAGAGCGTCCTTCGGACAAACAGCAGTCCGCTGATGATAAACACCGGCGCTTTTACCATGAAGAATCCGATTTTCTGACTTTTGTAAATCTCTGGGATTATGTGAAACAGCAGCAAAAATCCCTGACAGGCAGTCAGTTCCGGCGTCAGTGTAAAAGCGATTACCTGAATTATTTACGCATCCGGGAATGGCAGGACGTCTATTTTCAACTGCATCAGAGTATGCATGAAATGGGGATGAAGCTGAATGAAGAACCCGGTAGTTATCAAGGGGTTCATACGTCGATTCTGGTTGGTCTGCTTTCTCATATCGGGATCAAAGATCTGGAAAATAAAGAATATCAGGGAGCCAGAAATGCCCGTTTTCATATTTTCCCGGCTTCAGGTCTGTTTAAGAAGCAGCCTAAATGGGTTATGTCGGCCGAGTTGGTGGAAACCTCGAAGCTCTGGGCCAGAGTTGTCGCAAAAATTCAGCCGGAGTGGGTAGAACCGCTGGCACAGCATTTGATCAAACGGAGTTATAGTGAGCCGCACTGGTCGAAAAAGCGGGCTGCGGTCATGGCTTATGAAAAGGTTACGTTATTCGGTATACCGATTGTTGCAAAGCGTCTGGTCAATTATGGTCCGATCGATTCGGTTCTCAGCCGGGAGATTTTTATTCGCAGCGCGCTGGTTGAAGGCGACTGGGAAACCAGGCATGCATTCTTTAAACAGAACCGGAAATTGTTGCAGGAAGTCGAAGAGCTTGAACACAAATCAAGACGCCGGGATATTCTGATCGATGATGAGTCCCTGTTCCAGTTTTATGATCAACGGGTCGGAACTGAAGTTGTCTCCGGGCGCCATTTTGATTCCTGGTGGAAAACGGCCTGCCGGGAGAATCCGGAGCAGCTCCATTTTGAAAAAGAGATGCTGCTGAGAGGAGATGCGAGTCATGTCACTGAGCTTGATTATCCGAACTTCTGGCATCAGAACGGTATTAAACTCAAGCTCAGCTATCAGTTTGAACCCGGTGATGACAGCGATGGTGTCACTGTTCATATTCCTTTGGCGGTGTTGAACCAAATTGAACCGGTAGGCTTTGACTGGCAAATTCCGGGGTTGCGTCATGAGCTGGTGGTCAGCTTAATCAAGTCATTACCGAAAACAGTGCGGAAGAACTTTGTACCGGCACCGAATTATGCTGATGCATTTCTGGCCCGGACAACAGCGATGGAGCTGCCATTGCTGGATGCGCTGGAAAAAGAGCTGAAACGGATGACAGGTGTAACCGTATTACGGGAAGACTGGCATGTTGAACAGATTCCTGATCATTTGAGAGTTACTTTCCGGGCGGTCGATCATCACCATAAAAAGCTTAGGGAGAATAAGGATCTGTTCGAACTGAAAGAGAGCCTGAAGGATAAGGTGAAAGAAACCCTGTCACAGGTTGCTGATGACGATATTGAACAGAAAGGGTTACATACCTGGAGTTTCGGTGAACTGCCCCAGGTTTACCAGCAAAAAAGGGGCGGCTTTGATGTAAAAGCCTATCCGGCATTGGTTGATGAACGGGATAGTGTTGCGATTCAGTTGTTTGAAACGGAGCAAGAGCAGCAACTTGCCATGCGAGGGGGTGAACGGCGGCTGATTTTGCTGAATGTTCCGTCTCCGGTGAAGTATCTGCATACGAATTTACCGAATAAATCCAAACTGGGACTTTATTTTAACCCTTATGGCAAAGTGCTGGATCTGATTGATGACTGCATTGCCTGCGGTATCGATAAATTAACCGAAGAGCAGGGCGGGCTGGTCTGGCAGGCTGAAGCTTTTGAAGCGTTAAAAGAGCATGTTCGTGCTGAACTGGGAGATACTGTTGTTGATATTGCTAAACAAGTTGAAGAAATCCTGACAACTGCCTACCAAATCAACAAGAAACTGAAAGGAAAGGTTGATTTTACGATGGCATTTGCACTTTCGGATATCAAAGCTCAGATTGAAGGGCTGATTTTCAAGGGCTTCGCGACGGAATGCGGTTGGAAAAAGCTACCGGATATCCTAAGGTATATGAGAGCAATCGAGCGCAGACTGGAGAAATTACCTATTGATCCGAATAAGGATCGGCTGCATATGCTGAAAATAGAATCGGTGACACAGGACTATCGGGAGTTGTTGAACAAAATCCCGAAAGGTGTGGCAATACCGGAAAATGTTAAGGAAATCCGCTGGATGATTGAAGAATTGCGAGTGAGTTTTTTCGCACAACAGCTTGGAACACCTTACCCGGTTTCTGATAAACGTATCAAAAACGCAATCAGCGAATGTTAGAGCAGGTCTGTTTTTTGCATATTGAGAGTGAGTGCAGAAAATTCTGTTAAATTTTTGGCGATAGGCGGCAATGTGATGCCGTCTGATACGACCATCGATGGAAAGTAGAGAAGGTTCATCATGAAAAAGACATTAATTGGATTGGCACTGCTGGGTGCTTCAACATCTGCCTTTGCAGACTCATGGATTTATGGCGGAGCCTCAGTCGGACAGTCTGACTATAAAGGTGAACATGGTACTGCTTATAATGTCCATGTCGGTTCAGGTATCCTGCCATTGATTGGACTGGAAGCAGGTTTTACTAAGTTTGAAGAGATCGATACGTCTGCGACAGATAAAACCACAGCAAGTACAGTTTATTTTGCGATTAAGCCTAGTGTCGATTTTGGTCCGCTACATATTTATGCCAAAGGCGGACTCCATTCCTGGGATGAGAAGGTCAATGGTGCCAAAGTTGATGATGGTGTTGATATTATGTACGGTGTCGGTGCCGAATATTTCCTGATGGGGCCGGTCTCAGTCGGCGCAAGCTATCAGACTTATGTTCTGGGTGATAATGACATGAAAACTTTCAACCTCAACGCGACATTCCATTTCCTTTAATCACATTTTATTTTTATATAAGCCAGCATTTTGCTGGCTTTTTTACATTCAGAGCCTTTCGCTATCTGTGGTTATCCAGCCAGTTTTTCAGTTTATCTATCTGTTGTAATGTCTGAATCATTTCCTGTTCGTTCCAGTCGGCGAACATTTCTGCCATCCGGGGTGCAAAGCTCTCGTAGGCGGCAGCAAGTTTTTCCAGTCCTTTGTCATTCACGGTGATCCACTTTTTTCTGCCGTCAAATGCATCTTTCTCTATATCAATCAGACCCATTTCATCAAGTTTATTGATGACTTTGGTTATGCCTGGCTGATTCATTTGCATCACTTGTGCAAGCTGACTGATGGTACATGGCTGCTCCTTATGACGGGAAAAATGAGTCAGTACATGAAACTGAGACTGGTTTATGCCATGTGGTGCCAGCTGTTTAGTTAAGAAACTGTCTGTAAGTTGATGAACAATTCCTAATGAAATAAATAACTTATTGGATAGTTCTTTTTTATTGAGTGACATTTCGGATAAGACTCCTTGAAACTATATTCCTTGAAATTACATTCCTTGGAATGTATATTTATATTCCAAGGAATGAATTTTAGCAGACTAATCCAGAGGAGAACAGAGATGAATAGACGTCAATTTATTCGGGTGATAGGTGCCGGAACGGTCATATTTGCCGCTTCTTCATTGATGATTGAACAATTTAGTTCAGGGAATCGACAGGCTTTAAGGCCTCCGCTGAAACATTCAGATCTTCGTGAAACCTTGCTTGGTTATGCGATGTTATGCCCGAATCCTCATAACAAGCAGCCCTGGAAGGTCGCATTCATCGGGAAAAATGTCATTCGTCTGTATGTAGATGAGGAAAGGCTGTTACCACAGACCGATCCGGTTTACCGACAAATACATATCGGGCAGGGGACATTCATTGAAACTTTAGTGATTGCTGCCAGCCAGTTCGGTATTTGGGCTGAAGTCGTTTATTTCCCATTGGGAGAGTATGACAATCAAAGTCTCGAAGCCTTACCTGTTGCAGATATCACTCTGATTCCTGACACTCATATTCAACCTGACAAATTATTCTCTCAATTGTTGACCCGCCAATCCACAAAAACACCTTATTCAGACGAGTCATTTGATACAGCGCTACTGGCAGAAGTACTGGATGTAGTGCAGGAGGAGCAATTCGGACTTAATATGATTCACCGGGAACAGGATAGGGCTGCGATGAGAAATTACCTGACTCAGGCCATGGAGATTGAAGAGAGTGATCATAGGAGAAGTCTGGAAACAATCGCAATGTTTCGTTTTAATGATCAGGAACTTGCCGAATACCGGGATGGTTTCGGGCTTGAACAGAATGGCATTGTGGGTGTGAAGAGAAAGCTGGCGGAGACATTTTTTATCAGCCGGGAAAAAGCTGAAAC includes these proteins:
- the hrpA gene encoding ATP-dependent RNA helicase HrpA yields the protein MTSSQPQPQQPQAQPNSPDTLRHALNECMLKDRFRLNKRIQGANRIKNPKARQAVFDEIAQEIAKSMMTAELRQQSSATLEYPEILPVSQKRDDIARAIENHQVVIVAGETGSGKTTQLPKICAELGRGTYGVIGHTQPRRLAARSVAARIAEETKTSLGDFVGYKVRFNDQISEQTQIKLMTDGILLAEIQHDRFLNQYDTIIIDEAHERSLNIDFILGYLKQLLPRRPDLKVIITSATIDPERFSQHFDGAPIIEVSGRTYPVETRYRPLAGEDDSERDQLDGIFDAVDELCDEGPGDILIFMNGEREIRDTADALSKRNLKHTEIVPLYARLSAGEQNRIFQSHSGRRIVLATNVAETSLTVPGIKYVIDPGTARISRYSYRTKVQRLPIEPVSQASANQRKGRCGRVEAGVCIRLYSETDFQSRPEFTDPEILRTNLASVILQMTALGLGDIEAFPFVEAPDKRNIQDGVRLLEELGAIQTQNQERKKRLTAVGQKLSRLPIDPRLARMVLEAPKWGCLKEVMIITSALSIQDPRERPSDKQQSADDKHRRFYHEESDFLTFVNLWDYVKQQQKSLTGSQFRRQCKSDYLNYLRIREWQDVYFQLHQSMHEMGMKLNEEPGSYQGVHTSILVGLLSHIGIKDLENKEYQGARNARFHIFPASGLFKKQPKWVMSAELVETSKLWARVVAKIQPEWVEPLAQHLIKRSYSEPHWSKKRAAVMAYEKVTLFGIPIVAKRLVNYGPIDSVLSREIFIRSALVEGDWETRHAFFKQNRKLLQEVEELEHKSRRRDILIDDESLFQFYDQRVGTEVVSGRHFDSWWKTACRENPEQLHFEKEMLLRGDASHVTELDYPNFWHQNGIKLKLSYQFEPGDDSDGVTVHIPLAVLNQIEPVGFDWQIPGLRHELVVSLIKSLPKTVRKNFVPAPNYADAFLARTTAMELPLLDALEKELKRMTGVTVLREDWHVEQIPDHLRVTFRAVDHHHKKLRENKDLFELKESLKDKVKETLSQVADDDIEQKGLHTWSFGELPQVYQQKRGGFDVKAYPALVDERDSVAIQLFETEQEQQLAMRGGERRLILLNVPSPVKYLHTNLPNKSKLGLYFNPYGKVLDLIDDCIACGIDKLTEEQGGLVWQAEAFEALKEHVRAELGDTVVDIAKQVEEILTTAYQINKKLKGKVDFTMAFALSDIKAQIEGLIFKGFATECGWKKLPDILRYMRAIERRLEKLPIDPNKDRLHMLKIESVTQDYRELLNKIPKGVAIPENVKEIRWMIEELRVSFFAQQLGTPYPVSDKRIKNAISEC
- a CDS encoding outer membrane beta-barrel protein codes for the protein MKKTLIGLALLGASTSAFADSWIYGGASVGQSDYKGEHGTAYNVHVGSGILPLIGLEAGFTKFEEIDTSATDKTTASTVYFAIKPSVDFGPLHIYAKGGLHSWDEKVNGAKVDDGVDIMYGVGAEYFLMGPVSVGASYQTYVLGDNDMKTFNLNATFHFL
- a CDS encoding MarR family winged helix-turn-helix transcriptional regulator → MSLNKKELSNKLFISLGIVHQLTDSFLTKQLAPHGINQSQFHVLTHFSRHKEQPCTISQLAQVMQMNQPGITKVINKLDEMGLIDIEKDAFDGRKKWITVNDKGLEKLAAAYESFAPRMAEMFADWNEQEMIQTLQQIDKLKNWLDNHR
- a CDS encoding Acg family FMN-binding oxidoreductase yields the protein MNRRQFIRVIGAGTVIFAASSLMIEQFSSGNRQALRPPLKHSDLRETLLGYAMLCPNPHNKQPWKVAFIGKNVIRLYVDEERLLPQTDPVYRQIHIGQGTFIETLVIAASQFGIWAEVVYFPLGEYDNQSLEALPVADITLIPDTHIQPDKLFSQLLTRQSTKTPYSDESFDTALLAEVLDVVQEEQFGLNMIHREQDRAAMRNYLTQAMEIEESDHRRSLETIAMFRFNDQELAEYRDGFGLEQNGIVGVKRKLAETFFISREKAETDPEAFGRESVQQVRKIVANTPYYVLLSSHDNQRTTQLRIGRVYQRINLLVNSLGLAMHPMSQILQEYDDMLTLQDEFKQHFGISHSDTVQMLFRLGKAEATPLTPRREIGAIII